The stretch of DNA GCGATAACCGCTTACAATCACGGTTTGTATGGTATGAAACGTGCGGTAAAAGCAACAGGTTCCCGCGACATTGCAAACATTATCCAACGGCACCAGAGCAGGACATTTAAATTCGCATCCAAAAATTTTTACAGCTGCTTTCTTGCCGCCATTGAAATCGCAGATAATCCACAGGACTATTTCGATGAAGTGCGCTATGCTCCCCGGTTGACTGTTACCGACATAACACTCAGCTACTACATGAAACCATCCGTGTTGGCTAATTATACCGGTGTGTCAACAAATGTTCTTGAACAATTAAATCCCATGATACGACCGGTTGTTTTTCGTGCAGATAAGTTGATTCCTGCACAGACCGTTATTCATCTTCCACCAACAGTGACTGCGCAAGACATGGCAACAAGGCTTGCACTTCTTCCGGATTCCCTGAAAATAACCGCACCGCCACGCCCCAAGTATTACCGGGTGCAGCGGGGGGACAACTTGTACGGCATTGCGCGTCGTTACGGGGTATCCGCTACTCCTCTTAGAAAATCAAATTGCCTATCAGTCGGATGAAGCAGAGGAGGAAGATACCGATAGCAGCATACCCGACGGCTTTTACAATCTCGAAGGAGAGGATGCACAATCAACCGAAACCGACGACGATCAACTGGCAAATCTATCGCAGGTTGAACTGGAACAACCCGTGCAGGATCTTGTTGCCGATGAGAGCGAAGAGCCGCAAGATTCCGGTATGAAAGAGGAGTATGCGGGGGAAGAAGCGCTCGCCGGAGCAGAAACTGCGGCAGATTCCGCAGAAGTAAAGGACGTCTTACCCGAAGAGCTTCTGCCCGAGGAGCCTGCACCTGAACAAACCGTTCCCGGTACATCGGCGCCGCAACCGCCCGAGCAAGAGCCTGCAAAACACGCATCTGCTGCTGATGCAACGCCGGAAGAGCAACCCCGGCAATCGTCTCCACGTCCAGTGCCGGAGCCTTCGGCCTATTCGATTCCCGACCATGTACTAACGCCTACCCTGGCACAAATCTATTATCAACAGGGCCAAATTCACCTGTCACTCACCATATATGAACGCTTGCTCAAGCGCGATCCCGACAACGAGAAAATCATAGATCGAATCGAGGCCATCAAAAAAGAGCTGGCCGAGCTTCCGCCCGAGCAGCAGAATCAGCGGCCACAGCAACAGCAACCCGAGCCCAGACCCCTTCCGCGCCCTGCCTCTGTACCAAAAAAGAAGCAACCTTCTCGCACAAAGAAGAAAGCCAGAGAACGGCGCCCTCTCAAAGGCGTACGCATTAAAAAGAAGGTGCGCGATAATCTGCAGACTAAGAAGAAAAAGTCAAGCTAATCTCCACGGTGATGCATGAAAAAACAACAGCCTCAGCGAATAGCCGACGCCCGTGAGCTTTTGCGCAGTAAGAAGTTGAGCTACCTTCTCATCTCCGATCCGACGGATGTCGAATATATCAGTGGTTTTCACTCAAGCAACGTTCATGCGCTTATTTCATCGCGACGAAGTGTACTCATCAGTGATTTTCGCTATCGCAAAGCGGCAACCGGGCATTGCAAACAGCATCCCGCGTGGCAGTTTTTCGAAATCAAAGAAAGCAGTTTCACCTTTCTCAATAAGCTGCTGCGCAAAGGCGCTCGCTTGGGCGTGCAATCAAATTTCCTCACCGTCGACCAATATGACCGACTGAAGAAACAGTGTTCAAAAGCAACAATCGTCAAATTGCGCAACGAAATTCCGGGACTGTTTCTCAGCAAATCCGACACCGAAATCAAAGCCGCACGAATAGCTGCCGGCATTGCCGACCAAGCACTCAACAGGCTCCTGCCCCGTCTCAGGCCGGGCATATCAGAGCAGGAGGCCGCGTCCCGGCTCGAAAAGTATTGCTTAGAATCCGGTTCCGAACGTCCCTCATTTGACACCATTGTCTTGTTCGGCACGCGATCAGCACTCCCCCACGGCATGCCTTCGAAGCGGACGCTGAAACACAGGGACATTATCTTGATCGATTTCGGATGTACGCATCAGGGCTTGTGTTCCGA from Chitinivibrionales bacterium encodes:
- a CDS encoding M24 family metallopeptidase codes for the protein MKKQQPQRIADARELLRSKKLSYLLISDPTDVEYISGFHSSNVHALISSRRSVLISDFRYRKAATGHCKQHPAWQFFEIKESSFTFLNKLLRKGARLGVQSNFLTVDQYDRLKKQCSKATIVKLRNEIPGLFLSKSDTEIKAARIAAGIADQALNRLLPRLRPGISEQEAASRLEKYCLESGSERPSFDTIVLFGTRSALPHGMPSKRTLKHRDIILIDFGCTHQGLCSDMTRTFTCGEASRLQRRMYNIVLQAQKKALAGIKAGVRARDIDKIARDYINKHNYGDQFGHATGHGVGRRIHENPRIAKKDTTLLHNGIMITVEPGIYSPRAGGVRIEDMAVVRDDGSQILTHFPKELIELPV